Proteins encoded in a region of the Chryseobacterium piperi genome:
- a CDS encoding MFS transporter encodes MQHNSVYYKWVPQWLKLPLLILALFPHLMLLSILHSNSAFTSSFMDVDSDDVQYLLILMYGTFVVTLLVLQRFMAYFSVKYYILLMSSVSVIILYVLSITNDYHVILVIRFLEGIFGLLEGAIFLPLIIAELNTRHAKVIAYLFMYTIMLTGGTITTSLLKSSIQDYDFQHMILMILYFHIFVLIIGIAIFNKNRFFPKKPLYQLDIPSWFLLWACLQSGAYAIIYGKRLMWFESDTIITCLFIFMISGGLFILKQRNSKRPIFHFEVFNSKNVIVGMILFFIFYLIRSGLNNVYSIMATVWKWPWDYIVDIQYWNVAGTLIGVFLSGICLMKGVSSRIVFFTGFLLLAIDCAWFTYTFYPDTTLSTICPPLFLQGIAQGLLFTPLVFFLIAGLPEDYVANGTAMGTTTRFWTTAIGYALMQNLMLFLTLKHSDTLSYNLTDTNPVFYSQWNQIFGAQIAKLPVNESLSMTAGAFKAKITAQSMLLSNMEIFTGLFWLALITALLLLLYHPAKIAIRNIM; translated from the coding sequence ATGCAACATAATTCAGTTTATTATAAATGGGTACCACAATGGCTGAAACTGCCACTTCTTATTCTGGCATTGTTTCCCCACCTGATGTTATTATCGATTCTGCATTCTAATAGTGCCTTCACTTCATCTTTTATGGATGTAGACTCAGATGACGTCCAATACTTATTGATTTTGATGTACGGTACATTTGTGGTTACCCTTTTAGTTTTACAGCGATTTATGGCCTACTTCAGCGTTAAATATTATATCCTGCTGATGTCCTCGGTCTCTGTAATTATTTTGTACGTATTATCCATTACTAATGACTATCATGTGATTCTTGTGATTCGTTTTCTCGAAGGAATTTTCGGACTACTGGAGGGTGCTATATTTTTACCACTCATCATTGCAGAGCTCAATACCAGACATGCTAAGGTGATTGCTTATCTTTTCATGTATACGATTATGCTTACGGGGGGAACTATTACCACTTCCTTATTAAAATCAAGCATTCAGGATTATGACTTTCAACATATGATCTTAATGATTCTTTATTTCCACATCTTCGTATTAATCATAGGAATTGCGATTTTTAATAAAAACAGATTTTTCCCGAAAAAACCGTTATATCAACTGGACATTCCAAGCTGGTTCTTGTTATGGGCTTGTCTGCAATCAGGAGCTTATGCTATTATTTATGGTAAAAGACTGATGTGGTTTGAATCGGATACTATTATTACATGCTTGTTTATATTCATGATTTCCGGAGGACTTTTTATTCTAAAACAGAGAAATTCAAAAAGACCTATTTTTCATTTCGAGGTGTTCAACTCCAAAAATGTCATTGTCGGAATGATTTTATTTTTCATCTTTTATCTGATCCGCTCAGGATTGAATAATGTGTATAGCATTATGGCTACCGTGTGGAAATGGCCGTGGGACTATATCGTTGATATCCAGTATTGGAATGTCGCCGGAACTCTTATAGGAGTGTTTTTATCTGGTATTTGTTTAATGAAAGGAGTATCATCCAGAATCGTCTTCTTCACTGGATTCTTGTTATTGGCGATAGACTGTGCCTGGTTTACCTACACTTTTTATCCTGATACTACCCTTTCTACCATTTGCCCGCCTTTATTTTTACAGGGTATTGCGCAAGGGCTTCTATTCACACCATTGGTTTTCTTTTTAATTGCAGGACTTCCTGAAGATTATGTGGCGAATGGAACTGCAATGGGTACCACTACCCGTTTCTGGACCACTGCTATCGGCTATGCTTTGATGCAGAATCTGATGTTGTTTCTTACCCTGAAACATTCTGATACATTGAGCTATAATTTAACCGATACTAATCCTGTCTTTTACTCTCAATGGAATCAAATTTTCGGAGCTCAAATTGCAAAATTACCTGTCAACGAATCTTTATCAATGACAGCAGGTGCCTTTAAAGCCAAAATTACTGCTCAGTCTATGCTGCTTTCCAATATGGAAATATTTACCGGATTATTCTGGCTAGCACTGATTACAGCTCTCCTATTACTTTTATACCATCCAGCTAAAATTGCCATTAGAAACATTATGTAA
- a CDS encoding HlyD family secretion protein codes for MTKKQLTKKEERINKTITLLAWILIISGITGMVSFYLFSRKNVTTNDAQIEQYITPVSSKVPGFIKTIKFDENQFVHKGDTLIVIDNREFVNQVKMAEASLHANSENIATIKSGVNTKESDTKIIDAKIASAKIDIWRTEQDYKRYRNLVAEDAATEQQFENVKASYDQAKANLLALEQQKNAIRAGATEQETKVAPAKSQIQQSSASLNNAKLFLSYTVVTAPYDGWVGKKTIQEGQLIKEGQALVQMVSKEKWIIANYKETQLGQIDQKQEVTIEADAFPDMKFKGKILSISPASGSQFSLVKPDNATGNFVKIEQRFPVKIILDNNQDNEKLLSGMNVLVSAKKL; via the coding sequence ATGACAAAGAAGCAACTGACTAAAAAAGAAGAAAGAATCAATAAGACGATTACTTTATTAGCCTGGATTCTCATCATTAGTGGAATCACAGGGATGGTAAGTTTTTATCTTTTTTCAAGAAAGAATGTAACAACCAATGATGCCCAGATCGAGCAGTATATAACGCCTGTCTCAAGTAAAGTACCCGGGTTTATCAAAACCATAAAGTTCGACGAGAACCAATTTGTTCACAAAGGGGATACCCTAATTGTTATTGACAATCGTGAATTCGTGAATCAGGTAAAAATGGCTGAAGCCAGTCTTCATGCTAATTCTGAAAATATAGCCACAATCAAAAGCGGCGTTAATACTAAAGAAAGCGATACTAAAATCATCGATGCTAAAATAGCTTCTGCTAAAATCGATATATGGAGAACAGAACAGGACTACAAAAGATATAGGAATCTGGTGGCTGAAGATGCCGCGACAGAACAACAGTTCGAAAATGTTAAGGCTTCATATGATCAGGCTAAAGCCAACCTTCTAGCATTGGAACAGCAAAAAAATGCAATTCGGGCAGGGGCTACTGAGCAGGAAACCAAGGTTGCGCCTGCAAAAAGCCAGATTCAACAAAGCTCTGCCAGCCTTAATAATGCTAAATTATTCCTTTCCTATACCGTAGTTACGGCTCCTTATGACGGATGGGTAGGCAAAAAAACAATCCAGGAAGGTCAGCTGATTAAAGAAGGACAAGCACTGGTTCAGATGGTGAGCAAAGAAAAATGGATTATTGCTAATTATAAAGAAACACAATTGGGACAGATAGACCAGAAGCAGGAAGTGACCATCGAAGCAGATGCATTCCCTGATATGAAATTTAAAGGAAAGATCCTATCCATATCCCCAGCCTCCGGTTCACAGTTCTCGCTGGTAAAACCTGATAATGCAACCGGAAATTTTGTCAAAATAGAGCAAAGATTTCCTGTAAAAATTATTTTAGATAACAACCAGGATAATGAAAAGCTGCTTTCCGGAATGAACGTTCTCGTAAGTGCAAAGAAACTCTAG
- a CDS encoding TolC family protein, with the protein MKMIFDACRYQCIALCLLLISNLLQSQMIDYQHLNLQQAVELGLRNNKNILISHLKQTMSETKEKDLKMERLPDIEFHTSYNQVSNLFQHENGVFGKATKYDIINGMYDFTLSASIPVYMGGKIKNAEKKGSIDSEISTLRTQLDERQLKMEIITAFLQIHHLREQQDLINEKMKEDSVNIKQVKALKNNGVVTFNEVLRTSLQLSNHKMSWTELDNDIQIAEHKLKTILSLPDQQEMHTDTEDLVSENAEIPYINELTDTALQKNESVEITKKNLSLKEIDQKIVKANYLPKITAGGEYFLKYPNMMFFPPEPYAYRLGMIGVNLTYPIENLYKNKYKMQEARENIDLAKLQIEEKEEDLKHHVYEAYKKFEETDQKVKIAEEAINQAKENYRIVKTKYINKLSLITELIDADNTYLEAQSNLISVKINRQLKYYQLQYTIGNL; encoded by the coding sequence ATGAAAATGATATTTGACGCATGCAGATATCAATGCATTGCGTTGTGCTTATTATTGATAAGCAATCTTCTACAATCGCAAATGATCGATTATCAACATCTCAATCTACAGCAGGCTGTAGAACTAGGTCTGAGGAATAACAAAAATATTCTGATCAGCCATCTCAAACAAACAATGTCTGAAACCAAAGAAAAAGATCTTAAAATGGAAAGGCTCCCGGACATTGAATTCCACACCAGCTACAATCAAGTATCCAATCTCTTTCAACATGAAAATGGAGTATTTGGAAAGGCCACAAAGTATGATATCATCAACGGAATGTATGATTTTACACTATCAGCCTCTATTCCTGTCTATATGGGTGGTAAAATAAAAAATGCAGAAAAAAAAGGGTCTATTGACAGTGAAATTTCAACATTAAGAACACAGCTGGATGAAAGACAGCTTAAAATGGAGATTATTACCGCTTTTCTTCAAATTCATCACTTAAGAGAGCAGCAGGACCTTATCAATGAAAAAATGAAGGAGGATTCTGTAAACATTAAACAGGTAAAAGCACTAAAAAATAATGGTGTAGTTACCTTTAATGAAGTATTAAGAACATCTCTTCAGCTTTCCAATCATAAGATGAGCTGGACAGAGTTGGACAATGATATCCAGATTGCTGAACATAAGCTTAAAACCATTTTATCTCTGCCGGATCAACAGGAAATGCATACGGATACAGAAGATCTGGTTTCAGAGAATGCCGAAATCCCATACATCAATGAGCTAACGGATACTGCCTTACAAAAGAATGAATCTGTTGAAATTACCAAGAAAAACCTGTCTTTAAAAGAGATTGATCAGAAAATAGTAAAAGCTAACTATTTACCAAAAATAACAGCTGGCGGGGAATATTTTCTTAAGTATCCCAATATGATGTTTTTCCCTCCCGAGCCCTATGCCTACCGTTTGGGAATGATCGGAGTAAACCTTACCTATCCTATTGAAAATTTGTATAAGAATAAATACAAAATGCAAGAAGCTAGAGAAAATATCGATTTGGCAAAACTCCAGATCGAAGAAAAAGAGGAAGATCTGAAGCATCATGTATATGAGGCTTACAAAAAGTTTGAAGAAACAGATCAAAAAGTAAAAATTGCAGAAGAAGCAATCAATCAGGCAAAGGAAAACTACCGGATTGTAAAAACTAAATACATCAATAAGCTGAGTTTGATCACAGAGCTTATCGATGCCGATAATACGTATCTGGAAGCACAGTCCAATCTTATTTCCGTAAAAATCAACCGACAACTTAAATACTACCAACTTCAATACACTATTGGAAATCTATAA
- a CDS encoding helix-turn-helix domain-containing protein: MNDSHFKAVEEEDAEFYVYHVLTGNIKTDIHNHSSAQLVYAEGGIVHIFTELKHWYLPARCFMWIPAGLPHYIFTSSPKVDLYNFYFKKEEEENGFFDEINIYSVSHLLREMILYTKDWDGKITKNDGARYYFLKALKGILPEKRDKKLAFPVQHPFPKDETLLKIAKYIHANLEKSLTIESTAKEFGMSTRTLSRKFKEILGMNYVRFLRALRITRSLELMLEGKYNMYEIAMMVGYNSLSSFSNIFKKVIGVPPTEYQQKLKGE, encoded by the coding sequence ATGAATGATAGCCATTTTAAAGCAGTAGAAGAAGAAGATGCAGAGTTTTATGTATATCACGTATTAACCGGGAATATAAAAACAGACATTCATAACCATAGTTCTGCCCAGTTGGTCTATGCAGAGGGGGGTATTGTACATATTTTTACAGAACTTAAACACTGGTATCTTCCCGCAAGATGTTTTATGTGGATTCCGGCTGGGCTCCCGCATTACATTTTTACTTCCAGCCCAAAAGTAGATTTATATAATTTTTATTTTAAAAAAGAGGAAGAAGAAAATGGCTTTTTTGATGAAATCAATATTTATTCTGTAAGTCATCTGCTTAGGGAGATGATTTTATACACAAAAGACTGGGATGGGAAAATCACAAAAAATGATGGAGCAAGATATTATTTTCTCAAAGCTTTAAAAGGGATTTTACCGGAAAAAAGAGATAAGAAGCTGGCATTTCCTGTTCAGCATCCTTTTCCAAAAGATGAAACTTTACTGAAGATTGCAAAATATATCCATGCTAATCTTGAAAAGAGCCTTACGATTGAATCTACGGCCAAAGAGTTCGGAATGAGTACCAGAACCTTATCAAGGAAGTTTAAAGAGATTTTAGGGATGAATTACGTCCGTTTCCTGCGTGCTTTAAGAATTACAAGGTCCCTGGAGCTCATGTTGGAAGGAAAGTATAATATGTACGAGATTGCGATGATGGTAGGGTACAACAGCCTGTCTTCTTTCAGTAATATCTTTAAAAAGGTAATCGGAGTACCACCGACGGAATATCAGCAGAAATTGAAAGGAGAATAG
- the rplI gene encoding 50S ribosomal protein L9 produces the protein MEIILKKDVENLGLEFDTVNVKPGYARNFLLPQGIALLATPKNKATLEATLEARKEEEAKLIAAANAVVEQLKKTNITIPAKVGSGDKLFGSINNADLSAALAKAGVEVEKKYIKIPGNTIKRTGKVTAIIRLHRNVEYNFEFDVVSDAPVVAAPAAAKKEEAKSEEEA, from the coding sequence ATGGAAATTATCTTAAAAAAAGACGTAGAAAACTTAGGTCTTGAGTTTGATACAGTAAATGTAAAACCAGGTTATGCTAGAAACTTCTTACTTCCTCAGGGAATTGCTCTTTTAGCTACACCAAAAAATAAAGCTACTCTAGAAGCTACTTTAGAAGCTAGAAAAGAAGAAGAAGCTAAATTAATTGCTGCTGCTAACGCTGTAGTTGAGCAATTAAAGAAAACAAATATTACTATTCCTGCTAAAGTTGGATCTGGTGATAAATTGTTCGGATCTATCAACAACGCTGACCTTTCTGCAGCTCTTGCTAAAGCTGGTGTTGAAGTAGAGAAGAAATATATCAAAATTCCAGGGAACACAATTAAGAGAACTGGTAAAGTAACTGCTATTATCAGATTACACAGAAATGTAGAATACAACTTTGAATTCGATGTTGTATCTGATGCTCCTGTTGTAGCTGCTCCTGCTGCTGCTAAAAAAGAAGAAGCTAAATCTGAAGAAGAAGCTTAA
- the rpsR gene encoding 30S ribosomal protein S18 has translation MAIDEMAKQASAGGESEVKFLTPLDINTKSEKKYCRFKKFGIKHVDYKDADFLLQFVNEQGKILPRRYTGTSLKYQRKVSAAIKRARHLALMPYVADLLK, from the coding sequence ATGGCAATAGATGAAATGGCTAAACAAGCCTCAGCTGGAGGAGAATCAGAAGTAAAATTCCTTACTCCACTTGATATCAATACAAAATCTGAAAAGAAATATTGTAGATTCAAAAAATTCGGAATTAAGCATGTAGATTATAAAGATGCTGATTTCTTATTACAGTTCGTAAACGAGCAGGGTAAAATTTTACCAAGAAGATACACTGGAACTTCTTTAAAATATCAAAGAAAAGTTTCTGCTGCTATCAAAAGAGCAAGACACCTTGCTTTAATGCCTTACGTAGCTGACTTATTAAAGTAA
- the rpsF gene encoding 30S ribosomal protein S6, with translation MNNYETVFILTPVLSDAQVEEAVKKFEDLLKEKNCEIVAKENWGLKKLAYPIQLKKNGFYTLIEFKGEGTVVADLELAFKRDERVIRYLTTKLDKHAIDYAVTRRTKVKVAKA, from the coding sequence ATGAACAATTACGAAACTGTTTTCATTTTAACTCCCGTTCTATCTGATGCTCAGGTGGAGGAAGCAGTGAAAAAATTTGAAGATCTTTTAAAAGAAAAGAACTGTGAAATCGTTGCTAAAGAAAACTGGGGATTAAAAAAATTAGCTTATCCGATCCAATTAAAAAAGAACGGATTCTATACTTTAATCGAGTTTAAAGGAGAAGGTACTGTCGTTGCTGATTTAGAATTAGCTTTCAAACGTGACGAAAGAGTTATCCGTTACCTTACTACTAAACTTGACAAGCACGCTATTGATTACGCTGTAACAAGAAGAACAAAAGTAAAAGTAGCTAAAGCTTAA
- a CDS encoding chloride channel protein, which translates to MREIFIYVRRALKKSFDNIRNEQLKNNLLQAIPFWIGSVITGFFAVMYAKIFAWGENLLNFIFDWHSWMIFIIAPIGFVLSWWLVKEFAPNAKGSGIPQVMAAVELANPKEHKRIRSLLSIKIIFFKIISSVILVIGGGAVGREGPTIQIAGSIFRKVNEYLPEWWPKISKKNMIMTGAAAGLAAAFNTPLGGIVFAVEELSKTHINYFKTALFTAVIIAGLTAQTLAGSYLYLGYPKTNDVTLMVMFPIILVAGTAGILASQLSVIMLRVSSWKKKNLKTDRANVLFLVACALVIASIAYFINREILGSGKEIMERVLFTKDKHEEWYVPILRMLGPALSFTSGGAGGIFAPALSAGASIGSVISGVIHLTQNETNVVVLAGMVAFLTGITRAPFTSAIIVLEMTDRHSLIFHLMLAGMVSSIASILVSRHSLYDVIKINFLTEVRSQKEDDV; encoded by the coding sequence ATGCGTGAAATATTTATTTATGTACGGAGAGCTCTTAAAAAATCCTTTGATAACATTCGGAATGAACAGCTGAAAAACAATCTTCTTCAGGCTATTCCTTTTTGGATAGGTTCTGTAATCACAGGTTTTTTCGCCGTTATGTATGCCAAAATATTTGCTTGGGGAGAAAACCTTTTAAACTTTATTTTCGACTGGCATTCCTGGATGATTTTTATTATTGCTCCCATTGGTTTTGTTTTATCTTGGTGGCTGGTGAAGGAATTTGCTCCTAATGCCAAAGGGAGTGGAATTCCGCAGGTTATGGCGGCTGTAGAATTAGCAAATCCCAAGGAACATAAAAGAATCAGGAGCCTATTAAGTATTAAAATCATCTTTTTCAAGATTATTTCATCCGTTATTCTGGTCATTGGAGGTGGTGCTGTGGGTCGTGAAGGACCTACTATACAAATCGCAGGTTCCATTTTTAGAAAAGTCAATGAATACCTTCCGGAATGGTGGCCGAAAATTTCCAAGAAAAATATGATTATGACAGGTGCAGCAGCAGGATTGGCAGCAGCCTTCAATACCCCACTTGGAGGAATTGTATTTGCTGTGGAAGAACTTTCAAAAACCCATATCAATTATTTTAAAACAGCCCTTTTTACAGCGGTAATTATTGCAGGACTCACTGCCCAGACATTGGCAGGTTCTTATTTATATCTGGGATATCCGAAAACCAATGATGTCACATTAATGGTTATGTTTCCTATTATTCTCGTTGCAGGTACTGCGGGAATTTTAGCAAGTCAGCTTTCTGTCATCATGCTCAGAGTAAGCAGCTGGAAAAAGAAAAACCTGAAAACAGACAGAGCTAATGTACTATTTCTTGTAGCTTGTGCACTGGTTATTGCCTCTATTGCCTACTTTATTAACAGGGAAATTCTGGGATCAGGAAAAGAAATTATGGAAAGAGTGCTTTTCACTAAGGATAAACATGAAGAATGGTATGTTCCTATTTTAAGAATGCTGGGACCAGCATTATCATTTACATCAGGTGGTGCTGGTGGTATTTTTGCCCCGGCTCTATCAGCCGGAGCAAGTATAGGTTCTGTCATATCAGGAGTGATTCATCTCACCCAAAACGAAACGAACGTTGTCGTTCTTGCCGGAATGGTGGCTTTCCTTACAGGGATTACACGAGCTCCATTTACTTCGGCGATTATCGTTCTGGAAATGACAGACAGACATTCATTAATTTTCCATCTGATGCTCGCAGGAATGGTATCTTCTATTGCCTCTATTCTGGTAAGCAGACACTCATTGTACGATGTGATTAAAATAAACTTCCTGACAGAAGTTAGAAGTCAAAAAGAAGATGATGTTTAA
- a CDS encoding dihydrolipoamide acetyltransferase family protein, giving the protein MAEYKLLLPSMGEGVMEATIITWLFNEGDHVKEDDSVVEIATDKVDSDVPTPVSGKIVKILKQKDEVAKVGEAIAILEIEGEGGNTASEEVKEEAPTSAPDSETLKTIEEPFNTGNAAVEFSGDLYLSPLVKSIAQQENISETELKSIKGSGLEGRITKEDILAYVNNRGSQPQTTPAVQQTVSTPQPAATTPVVTPISVSAGDEVIPMDRMRKIIAENMVKAKHIAPHVTSFIETDVTNVVKWRNKHKDLFEKREGEKLTFMPIFVKAIVKAIQDYPMINVSVNGDNIIKKKNINIGMATALPDGNLIVPVIKNADQLSLSGLAKAINDLAFRARNKKLRPEDTQGATYTISNVGSFGNLMGTPIIPQPQVAILAIGAIVKKPAVLETKDGDVIAIRQLMFMSHSYDHRVVDGSLGGMFLKHVHDYLQNWDLNTEI; this is encoded by the coding sequence ATGGCAGAGTACAAATTATTGCTTCCTTCCATGGGAGAAGGTGTTATGGAAGCTACAATTATCACTTGGTTATTCAATGAGGGTGATCATGTGAAGGAGGATGATTCCGTAGTAGAAATCGCAACAGATAAGGTAGATTCAGACGTTCCGACACCAGTTTCGGGAAAAATTGTGAAAATCCTAAAGCAAAAGGATGAAGTTGCAAAAGTTGGTGAAGCCATTGCTATTTTAGAAATTGAAGGAGAAGGCGGAAACACAGCTTCAGAAGAAGTAAAAGAAGAAGCCCCAACTTCAGCACCTGATTCGGAAACACTGAAAACAATCGAAGAGCCTTTTAATACAGGAAACGCTGCGGTTGAATTTTCAGGAGATCTTTATTTATCACCACTTGTAAAATCTATTGCACAACAAGAAAATATTTCTGAAACCGAACTTAAATCCATCAAAGGAAGTGGTTTGGAAGGAAGAATTACAAAAGAAGATATTTTAGCTTACGTAAACAACAGAGGAAGCCAGCCTCAAACAACTCCGGCAGTTCAGCAAACTGTTTCAACTCCTCAGCCAGCTGCGACAACTCCTGTTGTTACTCCAATTTCCGTATCTGCAGGTGATGAAGTCATTCCGATGGACAGAATGAGAAAAATCATCGCTGAAAATATGGTAAAAGCAAAACACATTGCTCCACACGTTACCTCTTTCATCGAAACAGATGTTACTAATGTTGTAAAATGGAGAAATAAACATAAAGATTTATTCGAAAAACGTGAAGGTGAAAAATTGACGTTCATGCCGATTTTCGTAAAAGCCATTGTAAAAGCAATTCAGGACTATCCGATGATTAATGTTTCTGTAAATGGTGATAACATCATTAAAAAGAAAAACATCAATATCGGTATGGCTACTGCCCTTCCTGATGGAAACCTTATTGTTCCTGTTATCAAAAATGCGGATCAATTATCTCTTTCAGGATTAGCCAAAGCAATCAATGATTTAGCATTCAGAGCAAGAAATAAAAAATTAAGACCTGAAGACACTCAGGGAGCAACATATACTATTTCTAACGTAGGAAGCTTTGGAAATTTAATGGGAACTCCTATTATTCCTCAGCCTCAGGTAGCGATCCTGGCTATCGGAGCTATTGTTAAAAAGCCGGCAGTACTTGAAACTAAAGATGGTGATGTGATTGCTATCCGTCAGTTAATGTTTATGTCTCACTCTTATGACCATAGAGTTGTAGATGGCTCTTTAGGAGGAATGTTCCTAAAGCATGTTCACGATTACCTTCAGAACTGGGATCTGAACACAGAAATATAA
- a CDS encoding SAM hydrolase/SAM-dependent halogenase family protein yields MSIITLTSDFGNLDYRVSAVKGKILSLNPEVNIIDITHEIQVYNLIQTSYIVRNAYKHFPKGTIHILSVDSFYHKSRRNILYKADGSYFLAADNGLLSLIFFDIKPEAIYEITLNNRFDDVINFTSTDIFVPAAVHLANGGLPEVIGRKIKNAKELLFPRPVYNETEKMIIGEVMYIDNFGNIISNISKDFFETVGKGHESFTVKFRNLSLSKIFSSHTEVVSDWERETEFHGQSAAIFNDSQLLELTIYKGSKKNGAKSLFGLNIGGNIYIEFS; encoded by the coding sequence ATGTCAATTATTACCCTTACTTCGGATTTCGGAAATTTAGATTACAGAGTTTCTGCTGTGAAAGGCAAAATTCTTTCTCTAAATCCAGAGGTGAATATTATTGATATCACCCACGAAATACAGGTATACAACCTTATACAAACTTCATATATTGTAAGAAATGCCTATAAACATTTCCCTAAAGGCACCATTCATATTTTATCGGTAGACAGTTTTTATCATAAATCCCGCAGAAACATTTTATATAAAGCTGATGGCTCTTATTTTCTGGCTGCAGACAATGGCTTGTTAAGTCTTATCTTCTTTGATATAAAGCCCGAAGCTATTTATGAGATTACCCTAAACAACAGGTTTGATGACGTTATCAACTTCACTTCAACAGATATTTTTGTTCCTGCAGCAGTGCATTTGGCTAATGGAGGGCTACCGGAAGTTATTGGAAGAAAGATCAAAAACGCCAAGGAGCTTCTCTTCCCTAGACCAGTATATAACGAGACCGAAAAAATGATTATCGGTGAAGTCATGTATATCGATAATTTCGGAAATATCATTTCCAATATCAGCAAAGACTTTTTCGAAACAGTAGGTAAAGGACATGAAAGCTTTACGGTTAAATTCAGAAACTTAAGCCTTTCAAAAATATTTTCAAGCCATACGGAAGTAGTATCCGATTGGGAAAGAGAAACAGAATTTCACGGACAATCCGCTGCCATTTTCAATGACAGTCAATTGCTGGAGCTTACCATCTATAAAGGGAGCAAAAAGAATGGAGCCAAAAGTTTATTTGGACTGAATATCGGTGGAAATATTTACATCGAATTTTCGTAA